A DNA window from Pseudorasbora parva isolate DD20220531a chromosome 19, ASM2467924v1, whole genome shotgun sequence contains the following coding sequences:
- the atp6v1c1b gene encoding V-type proton ATPase subunit C 1-B, translating to MMTEFWLISAPGEKTCQQTWDKMNMATTQTSNLSTNHKFNMPELKVGTLDVLVGLSDELAKLDSFVESVVRKVAQYMADVLEDSRDKVQENLLANGVDLATYITRFQWDMAKYPIKQSLKNISEIMSKQVSQIDNDLKARASAYNSLKGNLQSLERKSVGSLLTRSLADIVKKDDFILDSEYLITLLVVVPKTSYPDWQKTYETLSEMVVPRSTKLLFEDHDSGLFSVTLFRKAIDDFKQKARENKFMVRDFQYNEEEMKADKEELTRLSTDKKKQFGPLVRWLKVNFSEAFIAWIHIKALRVFTESVLRYGLPVNFQAMLLQPGKKNVKKLREVLQDLYKHLDSSATVIDATMDIPGLNLSQQEYYPYVYYKIDCNLFDFK from the exons ATGATGACAGAGTTTTGGTTGATCTCTGCTCCTGGAGAGAAGACCTGCCAGCAGACATGGGACAAGATGAACATGGCCACAACCCAGACCAGCAACCTGTCCACTAACCACAAATTCAACATGCCTGAACTGAAG GTGGGAACCCTGGATGTCCTTGTAGGGCTGTCAGATGAGCTTGCCAAATTGGACTCTTTTGTAGAAAG tGTAGTGAGGAAAGTGGCCCAGTACATGGCTGATGTGTTAGAAGACAGTCGAGATAAAGTTCAGGAGAATCTTTTGGCCAATGGAG TCGATCTGGCAACCTATATTACACGGTTTCAGTGGGATATGGCCAAGTATCCCATCAAACAGTCCCTCAAGAACATCTCTGAGATCATGTCCAAG CAAGTGAGTCAGATTGACAATGATCTTAAAGCCAGAGCTTCGGCTTATAATAGCTTAAAGGGTAACCTACAGAGCCTTGAGAGGAAGAGTGT AGGGAGTCTTTTGACCAGGAGTTTGGCTGATATTGTCAAGAAGGATGATTTTATACTAGACTCTGAATACCTTATCACTCTACTTGTAGTTGTTCCAAA GACAAGTTATCCTGACTGGCAGAAGACATATGAAACTCTTTCTGAAATGGTTGTTCCAAGATCCACAAA gcttttatttgaagACCATGATAGTGGATTGTTTAGCGTTACACTCTTCAGGAAGGCTATCGATGACTTCAAACAAAAAGCACGAGAAAACAA GTTCATGGTGCGTGACTTTCAGTACAATGAAGAGGAGATGAAAGCAGACAAAGAGGAGCTGACCCGCCTCTCCACTGACAAGAAAAAGCAGTTT GGTCCTTTGGTACGTTGGCTTAAAGTAAACTTCAGTGAGGCTTTCATCGCATGGATACACATCAAGGCACTTCGGGTGTTTACGGAGTCTGTATTGAG GTATGGGCTGCCTGTCAATTTCCAGGCCATGTTGCTGCAGCCTGGCAAGAAGAATGTAAAGAAACTCAGAGAAGTTCTGCAGGATCTTTACAAACACTTGGACAGCAGTGCTACTGTTATCGAT GCGACAATGGATATCCCGGGTCTGAATCTCAGCCAGCAAGAGTATTATCCATATGTTTACTACAAGATCGACTGCAACCTCTTTGACTTCAAATAG
- the azin1b gene encoding antizyme inhibitor 1b, with the protein MKDFVDAPNYFIELLEGGTTLEGVIDNHVYEQNLAEKNAFVVADLGALMRQHVLWKTTMPLVRPFYPVCCNSSPVVIEVLSALGVGFVCANKAETTLVLHHDVPPENIILSGVCKQLSLIKHAAKTGINYLVCENETDLRKIARAHPEAKLLLQVSTEAQVEEASVTIGCSLKGCRHLLELAKELSVNVVGVTFQVRASCRDPQAYTHALSDARCIFDMGKELGFDMNILDIGGGFSGSEFQLKQVHSVVRPLLEAYFPSASGVSVIAEPGNFFVFSSFTLAVNVIGKKAVCRDLHNRTHDQLMPNDVPEFVYYMNDGVYGSFVGKLFGNIIATPSVHKMSLTLDEPVFSSSLWGPSCDPLDQVVDHCLLPELAVGDWLIFSNMGTSGQEGPATFSDTDQPPVYYTISTDDWFEMQEAGISLDDIMKNLSLVQYGL; encoded by the exons ATGAAAGATTTTGTTGATGCACCAAACTACTTCATTGAACTACTTGAGGGAGGAACGACCCTTGAAGGTGTCATCGACAACCATGTCTATGAACAAAATTTG GCTGAAAAGAATGCATTTGTTGTGGCCGACCTTGGGGCCCTAATGCGACAGCATGTTCTGTGGAAGACCACTATGCCCCTAGTTCGACCCTTCTACCCGGTCTGTTGTAACAGCAGCCCTGTAGTCATTGAAGTCCTGTCTGCACTTGGTGTTGGCTTTGTCTGTGCAAATAAG GCTGAAACCACATTGGTACTCCATCATGATGTCCCTCCTGAAAACATCATCCTCTCTGGAGTTTGCAAGCAGCTCTCACTCATTAAACATGCTGCCAAGACTGGCATTAACTATCTGGTGTGTGAAAATGAGACAGACCTTCGCAAAATTGCCCGTGCCCATCCTGAGGCTAA GCTTTTGCTTCAAGTGTCTACTGAAGCACAGGTGGAAGAGGCGAGTGTGACCATTGGTTGCTCCCTGAAGGGCTGTAGACATCTTCTAGAACTGGCCAAGGAGTTGAGTGTAAATGTGGTTGGAGTCac GTTCCAGGTACGAGCATCATGCAGAGATCCCCAAGCATACACCCATGCACTGTCAGACGCCCGCTGCATCTTTGACATGGGG AAGGAACTAGGCTTTGACATGAACATCCTGGATATTGGTGGAGGATTCAGTGGTTCTGAGTTTCAGTTGAAACAG GTACATTCTGTCGTCAGACCCCTGTTGGAAGCCTATTTCCCCTCAGCGTCTGGAGTGAGCGTCATTGCCGAACCAGGAAATTTCTTTGTGTTTTCCTCCTTCACCCTGGCTGTCAATGTTATTGGCAAAAAAGCAGTATGCCGGGATCTTCATAACAGAACACATG ATCAGCTGATGCCAAACGACGTACCAGAATTTGTGTATTACATGAATGATGGTGTTTATGGATCATTTGTTGGGAAGTTGTTTGGAAATATCATCGCCACACCCtctgtccacaag atGTCGCTCACCCTAGATGAGCCTGTGTTCTCCAGCAGCTTGTGGGGTCCATCATGTGACCCATTGGACCAGGTGGTGGACCATTGCCTGCTCCCTGAGCTCGCTGTTGGGGACTGGCTCATTTTCAGCAACATGGGGACAAGCGGTCAGGAGGGCCCAGCAACCTTCAGCGACACAGATCAGCCACCTGTGTATTACACCATCTCCACAGATGACTG GTTTGAGATGCAAGAGGCTGGAATTTCTCTTGATGACATCATGAAAAACCTCTCATTGGTCCAGTATGGCTTGTAA